In the genome of Puntigrus tetrazona isolate hp1 chromosome 8, ASM1883169v1, whole genome shotgun sequence, the window aggaAACTGAAACAATAACGCTGACAACCCTAGATATTGTCTTCTTTTAGTTCTCATGTTCAGTTGCATATGTAAAGTTGCAACAGAATTTAATTCAGTGTAAATGTAGCTAATTTAAGCTTTCGGGAGTCAGCATTGATATATACGGTGGGGACATGTGACACCCGTCATAGTCTCATGAAGCCAGACCTTCAGACTGATGGCCTGACCTCTGAGGCTGAGACTACACCTGCCCTGATGGACAATAGCTGTTAGTCTTCATAAGACATCATATAATGTTCTAGTGCTGCATATAGTGTGGTGGCTATTTGATCCTATACAGCAGCTGCATTATGTCATGGAAAACTGCtgttttttgtgttgtaataaatgtttgtcGTTTagattacaattttaatatctCAATTTGTAAAGGGACACGTGACATGTCAATCtcgtatatttttatattcaaatactattttattttctcaaataaaaggaaattgagttaataatgcaaataaaacaatttgtatgttttttccCCGCAGTGTTGACAGATTATTAATgggtattaatatattaatggtgtcaaaattaaaaaaaaaaaaaacattaatatttggtGGGATTACTCGTGAATAATTGCTATTGATTTCAGAAAAAGTGTGATcagttagttatttttttaatcaataatttaatttatatttaaagtgagTGAAATTGGCATTGTAACAGCACGGTAATaaagacaagacaaaataatttaaagcagtgtcACAATAGGTGACAGTTGAAATGAAACGTTACATAAGATCTAAGCCTTTTTATCACTGCTTGATTTACTATGCAGTGCATAAGAAGAACAGTTTAGAGGTTTCTCTGAGTAATTTGTTGTAGATCTAGTGTCTAAGGACTAGACAAACATTACATGGTACAGTACGTGGTAGATCACTTGGTGGTATTGGAAAATTAGAGAGTATCATATGCAGAGTATATTATCCTGAATgactacatttaaatgtaatagagtaatgcatatttattgcaatcaaaaaataatatattattttgatgtaATATGTTCGTGGTTGATGAATGGACTTCAAGAATGGAAATTTACCAGTCTTGATGATAAcaagtttttcaaaaaaagaaaagaaactccTCATCACTAAACAAAGGTTCTAAAGTTCTGGAGTAAGAACAGAAACATTCCACGTTTTATGGGACGAGTGTAGCCTGATAAATCCTGTGTGTCCTAAATTGGAAAATCCcaaattacaatgatttcttTATAAGCGTCAATCATTTGCCACCAAATGCCCACAGACCTTTtcacttcagtttttttcagttcatcttTTGTGAAAAATGTCCCAGTGTAAGATACATAATCACATGTTGTTTCGTGGATTAGTGACCGGCTTGATTTTCCAGTTTGATGAGTTGTGATGGCAAAGTGGGCTGGCATTAGATGAGACATTTACTGTAACTACAGCCAGGCTTATTTCATCTCTGTgccactaaaataacactgaatgaACCATGCGCTATGATTGTGTGATTTACCTGGCTTTGTTATCGCCTGCTTTGTTTGAGACAGGTAAGATATAGTCTTTTTAATAACGGTGAAATAGTCCTACATTGCATTTgtagtcacactttattttgtgattcttttatttttcttttattaagtTCAACAGGCTGTGTCAGAACATGGTAATCATTGAACTGTTTGTTGGCTGCTTGTTTTTTCAGTTCTTGGTCATTATGGATTCGGCCTTGCTCTCTGCCGTGTGCTTGGCTCTTTAAAAAGTATTGAGATTATTTACTCAGTCCATTATGACAAAACTGAGTTGCTGAGATTTAACAGTACCGAGAACAAAGTAGTTGCTTACACTGAATATGCAATGAAATGGGCAGACGACCTGAATAAAAAACCTGAGTGGCTACATATGGaggcagaaaaaaacattagagACTGCAAGCGGTTTGGACAGCTATTCCTCCCTATGATAGAAGAAACAGGTGAAATGCATTGAACCAAACATATCAGTGAAAACCAAACACATCAGTGAAAACACAGTATTAACCTCATTATTTCAACAGTAAAACCAGAAGTCGTTATCCGGTCAGTAAGGCAAGCCAGTGGTCAGAGTCCAGCAATGCTGATCTGCAGTGCCTATGACTTCTACCCCAAACCCATCAAACTGACGTGGATGAGAGATGATAAAGAGGTGACAGCTGATGTGACGTCCACTGAGGAGCTGGCTGATGGAGACTGGTACTATCAGATCCACTCCCACCTGGAATACTTCCCTAAACCCGGAGAGAAGATCTCTTGTGTGGTGGAGCACGCCAGCTCCAACAGACCCATGATCTATCACTGGGGTGAGAAGAGAGCTgatattgcaaaatatatagAGAAACCAAACTAGTTTCGACTGTCTACTTGTTCCCttgttttcatattaaaaatagctaaattcACACAGAAAATGCAAAGATTTTGGAAACAAACTTTGATtcttaaataaaagttaatacaGAAGTTACACAGAATGAGATATATCATTGGTGCTTTTGaacatatatttttgaacatgtaATTTCTACAGATCATGATAAAACcacataaatgcatgcatatatgtaacaacataaataagtaaatacataaaGAGTTTATTAGGCATTcccattttttattatgtttccaAGTAACTCATTTAGTGAATTATGTGCACTGCATAACAAACCTTGGGATATTAAAGCACAGATTTATTTTGCAGATCCGTCTTTGTCAGAGTCTGACAGGAATAAGTTTATAACAGGTGCTGCAGGGTTGGTGTTGGGAGTGATTATGGCAGCAGGAGGATTGAtctactataaaataaaacacaaaggttagtgtgcaaacacacatatacacacacacacacacaaataactaaatgttttttaaattgtttaaatgtagctaaaatgaATTCTTTGCAACTacttacaaacaaacaaagtctATTTTTTCAGTGCACAAAAAAGGCATTAGAAATCTTATGGTTTCgacattttacatataaaatacttatgattttattctatttacaGCACGTTTTCCATCAGCTGGAAGTCAAGACATCAGATGCTCTGAACCTCTGCATACACTGAGTGGCACTGAGTGATAGAAATACACTGCCTGGCCAGGTTGGCATTTAGATGTAAATAAGCAAATACTGAATTTTGTAAGGGGTGCAATGCAATATTGgagtgtgcatttttttagtACAGACAGAGAAAGTTTAACTCCAGCATATTCCAAAAATACTTAATGGAGCTATGATCAGGACTTtcaggtgattttttttctttcaacatGGCTACTCAAGAAATGGAAAGCTATGCATTGCatcaggattaaaaaaaattgacaaaggTGACATGCTTGAAACTTATTAATCGTTTAACACcaatgtgtaaatgtaataactGTGTTATTGAGTTTTTAAACTTTCTTATTAGTCTAAAAAGAGCTTGTACTGAAGGCAATATGCCAAAACAACACATAATAGTGtggctaaaaaataaaaatgattgttaattttacagtaaaatgttgttaattgtacagtttttagAAGCAAGTGAAACATGTAAACCATTTAAGTGTTGGCTGCTGCTTtccatgaataaaaaaaaaagcatcatcaGTAGTCAAGAAGTTTGTTTACCAGAGAATATCATTGTAGTTGAATATCTAATGTTGGTACAGCGCTCCTAGAGGTAAACAGTTTGAAGTCCCTCGACTGAAAGGCGTTCTGATTCATCTGTGGATCaccaaaaaactaatttaacaaaaacatc includes:
- the LOC122351115 gene encoding rano class II histocompatibility antigen, A beta chain-like, which codes for MRYDCVIYLALLSPALFETVLGHYGFGLALCRVLGSLKSIEIIYSVHYDKTELLRFNSTENKVVAYTEYAMKWADDLNKKPEWLHMEAEKNIRDCKRFGQLFLPMIEETVKPEVVIRSVRQASGQSPAMLICSAYDFYPKPIKLTWMRDDKEVTADVTSTEELADGDWYYQIHSHLEYFPKPGEKISCVVEHASSNRPMIYHWDPSLSESDRNKFITGAAGLVLGVIMAAGGLIYYKIKHKARFPSAGSQDIRCSEPLHTLSGTE